GCAAAGGCCGGGCGAACAGGAAAAACAGAAAAGCTCTCCGCTGCGGATGAACCGCGCGGAGAGCTTTTTTTGATGGGATCAGGAAAGAATTCCGGTCTTTTCTTTTTGTTCCCGCGCGGCCGCTTCCAGCCGGCGGAACGCCTCTTCCAGAACGGAGCGCGGGCAGGCGATGTTGATGCGCTGGAACCCCGAGCCGCCCTGCCCGAAGACGGGGCCGGCATCCAGCCACAGCTTTGCCTTTTCCGTCATCAGGCGGTCGAGCTCCCGGTCGCTCAGCCCGAGGGCCGAACAGTCCAGCCAGATCAGATACGTCCCCTCCGGCTCGGTCAGCCGGATTTCGGGGAGCCTTTCCCGCAGGAAACCGCGCACGAACGAAAGGTTTTCCGTCAGGTATTCCTTCAGGGCGTCTAGCCATTGCGCGCCCTCTTCATAGGCGGCGCGGCAGGCGATCAGGCCCATCACGTTGGCCTGGCTGTATCCGGCCCGGTCGATTTCGCGGCGGATTTTACGGCGGATCTCCTGGTTCGGAATGAAGATGTTGGAAATCTGCAGGCCGGCCAGGTTGAAGGTTTTGGTCGGCGCCGTGCAGATCATCGAATTCTGCGCGAATTCCGGGCCGAGGCTGGCAAAGACGATATGCCGGCGCCCCGGATAAGTAAAGTCGGCGTGGATCTCATCCGAAACGACAAAGACCCGGTGCTTCCGGCAGATCTCCCCCATCCGTGTCAGCTCCTCCCGCGTCCAGACGCGGCCCACCGGGTTGTGCGGGCTGCACAGGATGAAGAGGCGGACATCGTTTTCCGTGATTTTTCGCTCGAAGTCCTCAAAGTCGACGGAATATTTTCCGCCGGAGCGAACCAGCTCGTTGACGACGAGCTTTCTTCCGTTGTCCACGATGGATTCGGTGAAGGGGTAATAGACCGGCTGCTGGATGAGGACCGCATCGCCCCTTTGCGTCAGCGCGCGGACCGCCGCGCACAGGGCGAACACCACGCCCGGCGTCTTGATCAGCCATTCCGGGCGGATCTGCCAGCCGTGGCGCGAGGAAAACCATTTTTCCAGCGCCGTGAAATAAGCTTCGCCCGGCTCGGAGTATCCGTAAATCCCGTGGCGGATGCGTTCCTCCAGCACGCGGGTCACGCAGGGCGGCACCCGGAAATCCATATCGGCCACCCAAAGCGGGAGCACGTCGGCGGGTTTGCCGCGCTTCACAGCAAAATCGTATTTTAAAGAGCCGGTATTCCTTCTGTCGATGATTTCATCGAAACAGTGCAACGTCTATTCCTCCTTTAACGCCTGGGTCAGGTCTTCGATCAGATCGTCAGCATCCTCCACTCCTACGGAAAGGCGCAGCAGCCTTTCATTGATGCCCTTCGCCTCGCGTTCCTCCTTCGGAACGTCGGCGTGGGTCTGCAGCATCGGGTAGGTCAGCAGCGTTTCCACGCCGCCCAGACTTTCGGCAAACCGGATCAGCGAAACGCGGTTCAGCATCCGTTCGGCGGTTTCCCGGCTGTCCGTTTCAAACGAGATCATCGCGCCGAATCCGCTTGTCTGCCGTTTGGAGAGCTCATAATCCGGGTGGTCGGGCAGGCCGGGGTAAAACACCTTGCGGATCTCTTTGCGGCCGCACAGCCACCGGGCGATCGCCTGCGCGCTTTCCTGCTGCTTTTCCATGCGCAGGGGCAGGGTCTTGATGCCGCGGATCAGAAGCCAGCTGTCGAACGGGGAAAGGCACGCGCCGGTCGTTTTGTAAATGAAGCGAAGGCGCTCACAAAGCTCCGGGTCGCTCGCGACGAGAAACCCCGCGAGGGTATCGTTATGGCCGCCCAGATATTTCGTCCCGCTGTGGATCACGATATCCGCGCTGAGCGTGAGCGGCTTCTGGAAATACGGGGTCAGGAACGTGTTGTCCACGATCAGGCGCAGCGAGTGCTTCCGGCTCAGGCGCGCGGCGGCGGCGATATCCGTCACCTGCATCATGGGGTTCGTCGGGGTCTCCACGAAAAGCGCCTTTGTTTCGGGGCGGATGGCCGCCTCTACCAAAGCAAGATCCGAGGTATTCACGAAGTCGAAGGAAAGGCCGTTCTTGACGTTGATATTTTCGAACAGGCGGCGGGAACCGCCGTACAGGTCGTCGGAGGCGATGATGTGGTCGCCGGGGGAAAACAGCTCCATCAGCGCCGTGATGGCGGCCATGCCGGAAGAAAAGGCGATCGCATCCCTGCCGCCTTCGAGCCTGGCCATCGTTTTTTCCAGATGCTCCCGGGTCGGGTTCTGCATGCGTGAATAATCATAGCCCGTGCTCTCCCTTACGCCCGGATGCGAAAACGTTGCGGTCTGATAGATGGGCACGGAAATCGAGCCTGTCCGGTCGCACGGGTCCGTGCTGCCGTGCACGCATAAAGTATTGAATTTCATGAAGATTCTCCTGTCGATTTCAGATATAGAACATACAGTAATCGGATCGGATCCCTTCCGCCTCCATTGCCAGGTCGGAAAGGTTGACCGAGCCGAGCGCGGCTTTCACCGCTTCGTCAAGCTTATTAAAGGCAGATACCCGCATGGCTTCTTCAATTTCGGGGGCCTTGTCCTTAACGGTGGCTTCCGTGGGTTCGAACAGGGAAAGTTCAACGGCAGACAAAACCTCCAGCGCGGTTATCTGCCTGGGCATTCGTGCCAGCTGGTAGCCGCCCTGGGCTCCCTTGATGGACGTGACGAGGCCGCCCCTTTTCAAAAGGGAAAAGACCTGCTCCAGATAAATTTTCGAAATCCCCAGTTTTTCGGAAATGCTGATGACGGTAATATATTCTCCATTGCTGTATGTCTCGGCCATGCTGATCATTGCGGCGAGAGCATAGCGTCCCTTTGCAGAAATTCTCATTATTTGAAACCTCATTTCATACTTCTACGATATGTATTCATGATATTTGAAAACGGCCGGATTGTCAAGCCCCCACCGCTGAAAAAGAGCGGGACAAACAATAAATTTTTTTAATCAGGGGAAAAAAGGACAAAAAGGGACAAAAACAGCGTCGGGGCAGGCCCGGCGCCGATATGGAGGGACGTTGAGTTATTTTGAGAGCGCCTGCTCGATCAGCCTGAGATTGTTTTTCAGGCGTTCGTTCCCGGGGCTCAGCTCCAGGGCCTTTCGGGCGTGCTCGGCCGACCGCTCCAGAAAGCCGAGACGGTAGCAGGCGATCGCGCACAGGTCGTCGGGGGTATGGTCCCACGAATAGCCCATGTTCACATACGTTTTCGATTTTTCCCGGATGGAAAGCGCTTTTTCCGCCGCGAAAAAGGATGTGAGCCAGTCTTTTTTTTCATAGGCGGCCTGCGCCAGCTCCACATAGGGGTCCCGCAGATGCGGGGCCTCGGCGGCCGCGCGCAGATACCACGAATAGGCCTCCCGG
This window of the Ruminococcaceae bacterium BL-6 genome carries:
- the patB gene encoding Cystathionine beta-lyase PatB; translated protein: MHCFDEIIDRRNTGSLKYDFAVKRGKPADVLPLWVADMDFRVPPCVTRVLEERIRHGIYGYSEPGEAYFTALEKWFSSRHGWQIRPEWLIKTPGVVFALCAAVRALTQRGDAVLIQQPVYYPFTESIVDNGRKLVVNELVRSGGKYSVDFEDFERKITENDVRLFILCSPHNPVGRVWTREELTRMGEICRKHRVFVVSDEIHADFTYPGRRHIVFASLGPEFAQNSMICTAPTKTFNLAGLQISNIFIPNQEIRRKIRREIDRAGYSQANVMGLIACRAAYEEGAQWLDALKEYLTENLSFVRGFLRERLPEIRLTEPEGTYLIWLDCSALGLSDRELDRLMTEKAKLWLDAGPVFGQGGSGFQRINIACPRSVLEEAFRRLEAAAREQKEKTGILS
- the mccB gene encoding cystathionine gamma-lyase and homocysteine gamma-lyase for reverse transsulfuration pathway (Evidence 2a : Function from experimental evidences in other organisms; PubMedId : 10939241, 15760717, 17056751, 18812398; Product type e : enzyme), whose product is MKFNTLCVHGSTDPCDRTGSISVPIYQTATFSHPGVRESTGYDYSRMQNPTREHLEKTMARLEGGRDAIAFSSGMAAITALMELFSPGDHIIASDDLYGGSRRLFENINVKNGLSFDFVNTSDLALVEAAIRPETKALFVETPTNPMMQVTDIAAAARLSRKHSLRLIVDNTFLTPYFQKPLTLSADIVIHSGTKYLGGHNDTLAGFLVASDPELCERLRFIYKTTGACLSPFDSWLLIRGIKTLPLRMEKQQESAQAIARWLCGRKEIRKVFYPGLPDHPDYELSKRQTSGFGAMISFETDSRETAERMLNRVSLIRFAESLGGVETLLTYPMLQTHADVPKEEREAKGINERLLRLSVGVEDADDLIEDLTQALKEE
- a CDS encoding Rrf2 family transcriptional regulator translates to MRISAKGRYALAAMISMAETYSNGEYITVISISEKLGISKIYLEQVFSLLKRGGLVTSIKGAQGGYQLARMPRQITALEVLSAVELSLFEPTEATVKDKAPEIEEAMRVSAFNKLDEAVKAALGSVNLSDLAMEAEGIRSDYCMFYI